A genomic segment from Barrientosiimonas humi encodes:
- the lnt gene encoding apolipoprotein N-acyltransferase: MPLRSLLAIAAGLCLWLAQPGPQIWPLALVGVAGLAYATAGVDRLRDGFLLGVLTGLAAFVPTLKWSGIYVGPMPWLALSASQAVYVGFLGIALALLQRDGRVRVLLGAASWVAMEWARSTTPFGGFPWARLAFSQAESPLVHLASVAGAPGVTFVVAVIGGALALAAQRWQARRWGAGLVPVAAAGALVLVSIPWPTPTDGKPLTVAAIQGNVPAPGLDFNAERRAVLDNHAGLTRQVASDAAAGRGPSPDVVFWPENSSDIDPLRNPDAQQVITDAVRAAGVPTVVGAVLQEPAPNVSNTSLLYGPDGQLLDRYVKQHPVPFAEYIPYRSFFRMFTDKVDLVRNDFTAGTESTVFQIPTRSGTVPTAPVICFEVAYDSLVRQPVQDGAQLLLVPTNNATFGYSDESVQQLAISKLRAIETGRSVVHISTVGVSALIRPDGTVTQQSGLFTRDALVDDVTLRTEQTLATKVGRIPEVALSVFAALGMLVAWRSRRASRVPSRASRSARPGSDEKEADDRS, translated from the coding sequence GTGCCGCTCCGCTCCCTCCTCGCGATCGCCGCCGGCCTGTGCCTGTGGCTGGCCCAGCCCGGACCGCAGATCTGGCCCCTCGCCCTCGTCGGTGTCGCGGGGCTCGCGTACGCCACGGCGGGCGTGGACCGGCTGCGCGACGGCTTCCTGCTCGGGGTGCTCACCGGGCTCGCCGCGTTCGTCCCGACGCTGAAGTGGAGCGGGATCTACGTCGGGCCGATGCCCTGGCTCGCGCTCAGCGCCTCGCAGGCGGTCTACGTCGGCTTCCTCGGCATCGCGCTGGCGCTGCTGCAGCGCGACGGGAGGGTACGCGTGCTGCTGGGTGCCGCCAGCTGGGTCGCCATGGAGTGGGCCCGGTCGACGACGCCGTTCGGCGGCTTCCCGTGGGCGCGGCTGGCCTTCTCGCAGGCCGAGTCGCCGCTGGTCCACCTGGCCTCGGTCGCCGGCGCCCCGGGCGTGACCTTCGTCGTCGCGGTGATCGGCGGGGCGCTCGCCCTGGCCGCGCAGCGCTGGCAGGCGCGCCGGTGGGGTGCGGGCCTGGTGCCGGTGGCGGCCGCGGGCGCGCTGGTGCTGGTGAGCATCCCGTGGCCGACGCCGACCGACGGCAAGCCGCTCACCGTGGCGGCGATCCAGGGCAACGTGCCCGCCCCGGGCCTGGACTTCAACGCCGAGCGGCGCGCGGTGCTGGACAACCACGCGGGGCTGACCCGGCAGGTCGCGAGCGACGCCGCCGCGGGACGCGGCCCCAGCCCCGACGTGGTCTTCTGGCCGGAGAACTCCTCCGACATCGACCCGCTGCGCAACCCGGACGCGCAGCAGGTCATCACCGACGCCGTGCGCGCGGCCGGGGTGCCGACCGTCGTCGGCGCCGTGCTGCAGGAGCCGGCCCCCAACGTCAGCAACACCTCGCTGCTGTACGGCCCCGACGGGCAGCTCCTGGACCGTTACGTCAAGCAGCACCCGGTGCCGTTCGCGGAGTACATCCCCTACCGCTCCTTCTTCCGGATGTTCACCGACAAGGTCGACCTGGTGCGCAACGACTTCACCGCGGGCACGGAGAGCACCGTCTTCCAGATCCCGACCCGCAGCGGCACGGTGCCCACCGCGCCGGTGATCTGCTTCGAGGTGGCCTACGACTCGCTCGTGCGCCAGCCGGTGCAGGACGGCGCCCAGCTGCTGCTGGTCCCGACCAACAACGCCACGTTCGGCTACTCCGACGAGTCGGTGCAGCAGCTGGCGATCTCCAAGCTGCGCGCCATCGAGACGGGCCGCAGCGTCGTGCACATCTCGACCGTCGGCGTCAGCGCGCTGATCCGCCCCGACGGCACCGTGACCCAGCAGTCGGGGCTGTTCACCCGCGACGCGCTGGTCGACGACGTGACGCTGCGCACCGAGCAGACGCTCGCCACCAAGGTGGGTCGCATCCCCGAGGTCGCGCTGAGCGTGTTCGCCGCGCTCGGCATGCTGGTCGCCTGGCGCAGCCGACGCGCCAGTAGGGTTCCTTCTCGTGCATCCCGGTCGGCCCGACCGGGGAGCGACGAGAAGGAAGCCGATGACAGGTCCTGA
- a CDS encoding FxsA family protein translates to MSHPSRPQQPNRKWRAAVPLFLLAEVLVVIGLFQLIGWWTIVVLLAMSALGLLVITRSSRRAWRDIRTMRRTGVAPERTAGDAGFTLASGVLLMIPGVLSGLLGLLLLVPFTRVAVRRTVGVVATRKVLGAMGVRVYDGAGTQLFGDVVPGERAEQPRPTYEQVPRQAIEGKIVDGGGNR, encoded by the coding sequence ATGAGCCACCCGTCACGTCCGCAGCAACCGAACCGGAAGTGGCGGGCCGCCGTGCCCCTGTTCCTGCTCGCCGAGGTGCTCGTCGTGATCGGGCTGTTCCAGCTGATCGGCTGGTGGACGATCGTCGTGCTGCTGGCCATGTCGGCGCTGGGCCTGCTGGTCATCACCCGCAGCTCGCGCCGCGCCTGGCGCGACATCCGCACCATGCGCCGCACCGGCGTCGCGCCCGAGCGCACGGCCGGCGACGCCGGCTTCACGCTGGCCTCCGGCGTGCTGCTGATGATCCCGGGCGTGCTCAGCGGCCTGCTCGGTCTGCTGCTGCTCGTGCCGTTCACCCGCGTCGCCGTGCGCCGCACCGTCGGGGTCGTCGCGACCCGCAAGGTGCTCGGCGCGATGGGCGTGCGGGTGTACGACGGCGCCGGCACCCAGCTGTTCGGCGACGTCGTCCCGGGCGAGCGGGCCGAGCAGCCGCGCCCGACGTACGAGCAGGTGCCGCGCCAGGCCATCGAGGGCAAGATCGTCGATGGCGGCGGCAACCGCTGA
- a CDS encoding RNA polymerase-binding protein RbpA, with product MAERSLRGTNLSTLSLESEAGVAFSERQITRYSCPEGHISELPFSVEAEIPPIWECRCGREAKLIDGPEPERKPTKPQRTHWDMLLERRSIPELEELLEERLTWLRETRGEKPRRKRTA from the coding sequence ATGGCAGAGCGTTCATTGCGGGGGACGAACCTCAGCACGCTGTCGCTGGAGTCCGAGGCGGGGGTTGCGTTCTCCGAGCGCCAGATCACCCGGTACTCCTGCCCTGAGGGCCACATCAGCGAGCTTCCGTTCTCGGTCGAGGCGGAGATCCCCCCGATCTGGGAGTGCCGGTGCGGCCGCGAGGCCAAGCTGATCGACGGGCCCGAGCCGGAGCGCAAGCCCACCAAGCCCCAGCGCACCCACTGGGACATGCTGCTGGAGCGTCGCTCCATCCCCGAGCTCGAGGAGCTGCTGGAGGAGCGCCTGACCTGGCTGCGCGAGACCCGTGGCGAGAAGCCGCGGCGCAAGCGCACCGCCTGA
- a CDS encoding NAD(P)-binding domain-containing protein — MDAVVIGAGQGGLAASYFLRQRGVDHVVLDANPVPGGAWQHRWDSLTMRDVHGVADLPGSPAPERTGERANVAVPAYFAAYEQQHDLPVERPVDVDRVTSDGDLLVVHAGERHWRTRALVNATGTWTRPNWPSYPGVEDFAGEQFHTATYPGREHLRGKRVIVVGAGASAVQFIGELAPIADVVWVTRRPPQWRTDDFGPETGLQVVTEVEKRIVAGLPPISVVGATGLMLREQEHEADALGAYDHPRPIFERIVAHGAEWADGTVEQADVILWATGFRSAVDHLEPLGLRGPHGGIPLDRVPRNVQAANTASRDPRVHLVGYGPSASTIGASRAARRAAMEVAQQVATERESAS, encoded by the coding sequence ATGGACGCCGTCGTGATCGGGGCCGGGCAGGGCGGTCTCGCCGCGTCCTACTTCCTGCGGCAACGCGGGGTCGACCACGTCGTGCTCGACGCCAACCCGGTGCCGGGCGGCGCGTGGCAGCACCGGTGGGACTCGCTCACGATGCGCGACGTGCACGGTGTCGCCGACCTGCCGGGATCGCCGGCGCCGGAGCGCACCGGCGAGCGTGCCAACGTCGCCGTGCCGGCGTACTTCGCGGCCTACGAGCAGCAGCACGACCTTCCCGTCGAGCGACCCGTCGACGTCGACCGGGTGACCAGCGACGGCGACCTGCTCGTCGTGCACGCGGGGGAGCGGCACTGGCGCACGCGCGCCCTGGTCAACGCCACCGGCACGTGGACCAGGCCGAACTGGCCGAGCTATCCCGGTGTCGAGGACTTCGCCGGTGAGCAGTTCCACACCGCGACCTACCCCGGGCGCGAGCACCTGCGCGGCAAGCGCGTCATCGTCGTCGGGGCCGGTGCGTCGGCCGTGCAGTTCATCGGCGAGCTCGCGCCGATCGCCGACGTGGTGTGGGTGACCCGCCGGCCGCCGCAGTGGCGCACCGACGACTTCGGCCCCGAGACCGGGCTGCAGGTCGTCACCGAGGTGGAGAAGCGGATCGTGGCCGGCCTGCCGCCGATCAGCGTCGTGGGCGCCACGGGGCTGATGCTGCGCGAGCAGGAGCACGAGGCGGACGCGCTGGGGGCGTACGACCACCCGCGCCCGATCTTCGAGCGCATCGTCGCGCACGGGGCCGAGTGGGCCGACGGCACCGTCGAGCAGGCCGACGTGATCCTCTGGGCGACCGGATTCCGTTCTGCCGTGGACCATCTCGAGCCTCTGGGGCTGCGTGGACCGCACGGCGGCATCCCGCTCGACCGGGTGCCGCGCAACGTGCAGGCCGCCAACACGGCGTCCCGCGACCCGCGGGTGCACCTCGTCGGCTACGGCCCCTCGGCGAGCACGATCGGCGCGAGCCGCGCCGCGCGCCGGGCCGCCATGGAAGTCGCTCAGCAGGTCGCGACCGAGCGCGAGTCTGCGTCCTGA
- a CDS encoding MFS transporter, which translates to MTEATIAHDLPADERSRLQRRWYWYDWANSAYVTTTATVLISPYLTAVAKEAACPGLAEGAQCSTNLSVLGLPISPGSLAPYTITVATILSAITLIFVGAIADRSPRPTRLLGGFAWAGSIAAASMFFVQGTNWQLGVLLIIIANICLGASLVVYDSLLVRIAGPDERDRVSSRGWAFGYLGGGILLALNLVLLSAYDSLGLTRGQAVRVSLLSAGVWWAVFTLIPYLGLRSLHGTRAKPVDVRAGVVGGSLRQLADTFREMRHYPNTLLFLVAYLFFNDGIQTVISSASLYGQEELGFGESQLITTVLLVQFVAFGGALLFGRLAARLGAKRVILGGLVLWTVVVIIAFFMPEQQFGLWLVLGVGIGIVLGGTQALARSLFSQLIPRGREGEFFSLYQAMERGTSWFGALIFGLVYQLAGSYRLSIIALVLFFVVGGVLLARCDIREGIRQAGNPMPSVV; encoded by the coding sequence GTGACCGAGGCCACGATCGCCCACGATCTCCCCGCCGACGAGCGGAGCCGGCTGCAGCGTCGTTGGTACTGGTACGACTGGGCCAACTCGGCCTACGTCACCACCACCGCGACCGTCCTGATCTCCCCCTACCTCACCGCGGTCGCCAAGGAGGCCGCCTGCCCCGGCCTCGCCGAGGGCGCCCAGTGCAGCACCAACCTGTCGGTGCTGGGGCTGCCGATCTCGCCAGGCTCGCTCGCGCCGTACACCATCACCGTCGCGACCATCCTGTCGGCGATCACGCTGATCTTCGTCGGGGCCATCGCCGACCGCTCGCCGCGCCCCACCCGGCTGCTCGGCGGCTTCGCCTGGGCCGGCTCGATCGCCGCCGCGTCGATGTTCTTCGTGCAGGGCACCAACTGGCAGCTGGGCGTCCTGCTCATCATCATCGCCAACATCTGCCTGGGCGCCTCGCTGGTCGTCTACGACTCCCTGCTGGTGCGCATCGCCGGGCCCGACGAGCGTGACCGGGTCTCCAGCCGCGGGTGGGCGTTCGGCTATCTCGGCGGCGGCATCCTGCTCGCGCTCAACCTCGTGCTGCTCTCGGCGTACGACTCGCTCGGCCTCACCCGCGGGCAGGCCGTGCGCGTGAGCCTGCTGTCCGCCGGCGTCTGGTGGGCGGTCTTCACGCTCATCCCCTATCTCGGGCTGCGCTCGCTGCACGGCACCCGCGCCAAGCCGGTCGACGTGCGCGCGGGCGTTGTCGGCGGCAGCCTGCGCCAGCTCGCCGACACCTTCCGCGAGATGCGGCACTACCCCAACACGCTGCTGTTCCTCGTCGCCTACCTGTTCTTCAACGACGGCATCCAGACCGTCATCTCCAGCGCCAGCCTCTACGGCCAGGAGGAGCTCGGCTTCGGCGAGAGCCAGCTGATCACCACCGTGCTGCTCGTGCAGTTCGTCGCGTTCGGCGGCGCGCTGCTGTTCGGCCGCCTCGCCGCCCGGCTCGGCGCCAAGCGCGTCATCCTCGGCGGGCTGGTGCTGTGGACCGTCGTGGTGATCATCGCCTTCTTCATGCCCGAGCAGCAGTTCGGGCTGTGGCTGGTCCTCGGCGTCGGCATCGGCATCGTGCTCGGCGGCACCCAGGCCCTGGCCCGCTCGCTGTTCAGCCAGCTCATCCCGCGCGGCCGGGAGGGCGAGTTCTTCAGCCTGTACCAGGCGATGGAGCGCGGCACGAGCTGGTTCGGCGCGCTGATCTTCGGCCTCGTCTACCAGCTGGCCGGCTCCTACCGCCTGTCGATCATCGCGCTGGTGCTGTTCTTCGTGGTCGGCGGCGTGCTGCTCGCCCGCTGCGACATCCGCGAGGGCATCCGCCAGGCCGGCAACCCGATGCCCAGCGTGGTGTGA
- a CDS encoding LysR family transcriptional regulator has protein sequence MVVSEGAVDLRQLEYFLAVAEELSFTRAAHRLHVVQSGVSASIKSLERDVGAPLLDRSSKHVRLTDAGARLVPQAYAVLEAAQRARDAVAADDGELSGTVRLGTMTSVRLLDVPAILGEYHRRHPRVQLLMTAAPTGSRGLVTALQERRLDLAFVATRTGPPGIRFVPIAESELRLVVPEDDELVRRSRVGLPDLAGRSFIDAPEGYGTRAVIDAAFAEAGVGRRVTLEINDLGTGFDYVRHGLGIALLPDYLMPTSDLTGVAVLRMDDVADLTWPVALAARADRAPSAAAAALEELVREMTVAGNPGAG, from the coding sequence ATGGTCGTTTCGGAGGGTGCCGTGGACCTGCGCCAGCTGGAGTACTTCCTCGCCGTGGCCGAGGAGCTGAGCTTCACCCGGGCCGCCCACCGCCTGCACGTGGTGCAGTCGGGCGTCTCGGCGTCGATCAAGAGCCTCGAGCGCGACGTCGGCGCACCGCTGCTCGACCGCAGCTCGAAGCATGTGCGGCTCACCGACGCGGGCGCGCGGTTGGTGCCACAGGCGTACGCCGTGCTCGAGGCTGCGCAGCGGGCCCGCGACGCCGTGGCCGCCGACGACGGAGAGCTCAGCGGGACCGTGCGGCTCGGCACGATGACGTCGGTGCGGCTGCTCGACGTGCCGGCGATCCTGGGGGAGTACCACCGCCGCCACCCGCGCGTGCAGCTGCTCATGACGGCGGCGCCGACGGGGTCCCGCGGGCTCGTCACGGCACTGCAGGAGCGGCGGCTCGACCTGGCCTTCGTCGCGACGCGCACGGGGCCGCCGGGCATCCGGTTCGTGCCGATCGCCGAGTCCGAGCTGCGGCTCGTGGTCCCCGAGGACGACGAGCTCGTACGCCGGTCGCGGGTCGGTCTGCCCGACCTCGCCGGGCGGTCGTTCATCGACGCGCCCGAGGGCTACGGCACCCGCGCCGTCATCGACGCGGCGTTCGCGGAGGCGGGCGTCGGTCGGCGGGTGACCCTCGAGATCAACGACCTGGGAACGGGATTCGACTACGTGCGCCACGGGCTCGGCATCGCGCTGCTGCCGGACTACCTCATGCCCACCAGCGACCTGACCGGCGTCGCCGTGCTGCGCATGGACGACGTGGCCGACCTGACGTGGCCGGTCGCGCTGGCCGCCCGTGCCGACCGCGCCCCCAGCGCCGCGGCGGCCGCGCTGGAGGAGCTGGTGCGGGAGATGACCGTCGCGGGCAACCCCGGGGCCGGGTAG
- a CDS encoding serine/threonine-protein kinase — MVEERGSRAGSRFGPYELKHLLGRGGMGDVYEALDTVKERVVALKLLPEALAEDQEYRERFRREARTAARLQEPHVIPIHDFGEIDGRLFIDMRLVRGRDLRSLLKQNGPLGAARSVAVVSQVAAALDAAHRDGLVHRDIKPENVLITDGEFAYLADFGIASSAQDTRLTGTGSAVGSVAYMAPERFRDEEVTAAADIYSLGCVLYECLTGRTPFSSSTIAALVAAHLYDAPPAASQQAGVDARLDGVVARALAKDPRDRFPSAGALADAARGALSAQDQEAATSIMRRSAGGGAAGGLAAGGLAAGGVAGGAAAAAGTGGAGAGPGPTAGPGAGTGGQGSGPGGQGSAGGAGTTRQVPGRAQDITAQLPKITGAGTTRGAGGGGAGGRGVGAGGLAAGAGVAGAGAAAAAAGGGGRGGDAWQGDGDGYDGSDGDAWGEDSYAAGGAGGAGHAGGGGAGGAGRAAGGGGGGNPPRAYPERAPQPEGRRGPASWLLAAAVAAMLLLGGVLLWNQLRDNGGGAADPSGSGGTPPATSGPAGSGSSGSDPGSDSPDGEGPSTLPDQTPSSSQETLPDPTESETTDEDDSPSPEPSTPEPSSPSSSSSETSDDEETQEPSGPTLSGAGYDRQGWTHSGAARCNADDNARMVTRTASAYVVICARADNGNTYYRAYQTDSGNAIEIGFPVRSGGGWTVSNDGYVYRITPSSLTIRNGSKEVLNEATQLYDEVP, encoded by the coding sequence GTGGTCGAAGAACGAGGTAGCCGTGCCGGCAGCCGGTTCGGGCCGTACGAGCTGAAGCACCTGCTCGGTCGCGGGGGCATGGGCGACGTCTACGAGGCGCTCGACACCGTCAAGGAGCGGGTCGTCGCTCTCAAGCTGCTGCCCGAGGCCCTGGCCGAGGACCAGGAGTATCGCGAGCGCTTCCGCCGCGAGGCGCGCACGGCCGCGCGGCTGCAGGAGCCGCACGTCATCCCGATCCACGACTTCGGGGAGATCGACGGCCGGCTGTTCATCGACATGCGGCTGGTGCGCGGGCGCGACCTGCGCTCGCTGCTGAAGCAGAACGGCCCGCTCGGGGCGGCGCGCAGCGTCGCCGTCGTCAGCCAGGTCGCCGCGGCGCTCGACGCCGCCCACCGCGACGGGCTGGTGCACCGCGACATCAAGCCCGAGAACGTGCTGATCACCGACGGCGAGTTCGCCTACCTCGCCGACTTCGGCATCGCCAGCTCCGCGCAGGACACCCGGCTGACCGGAACCGGCAGCGCGGTCGGGTCGGTGGCGTACATGGCCCCGGAGCGGTTCCGCGACGAGGAAGTCACCGCCGCCGCCGACATCTACTCCCTCGGCTGCGTCTTGTACGAGTGCCTCACCGGCCGCACGCCGTTCAGCTCCAGCACGATCGCGGCCCTGGTGGCCGCGCACCTGTACGACGCGCCCCCGGCCGCCAGCCAGCAGGCGGGGGTCGACGCGCGGCTCGACGGCGTGGTGGCCCGGGCGCTGGCCAAGGATCCGCGCGACCGGTTCCCCAGCGCCGGGGCGCTGGCCGACGCCGCCCGCGGTGCGCTGTCGGCGCAGGACCAGGAGGCCGCGACGAGCATCATGCGCCGCTCGGCCGGCGGGGGAGCCGCTGGTGGGCTCGCGGCCGGAGGGCTGGCCGCCGGTGGGGTCGCAGGCGGCGCGGCTGCTGCCGCCGGGACCGGCGGCGCCGGTGCTGGCCCGGGGCCGACGGCAGGCCCGGGTGCGGGCACGGGCGGGCAGGGTTCCGGTCCGGGCGGGCAGGGTTCGGCAGGAGGCGCGGGGACGACCCGGCAGGTTCCGGGGCGGGCGCAGGACATCACCGCCCAGCTGCCCAAGATCACCGGGGCGGGCACCACCCGTGGCGCAGGCGGTGGGGGCGCTGGCGGTCGCGGTGTCGGTGCCGGCGGGCTCGCCGCCGGTGCAGGCGTCGCGGGTGCCGGTGCGGCGGCTGCCGCAGCAGGTGGCGGCGGTCGCGGCGGGGACGCGTGGCAGGGCGACGGCGACGGCTACGACGGGTCCGACGGTGACGCCTGGGGCGAGGACTCCTACGCCGCGGGCGGTGCGGGCGGTGCCGGCCACGCAGGTGGTGGTGGCGCGGGCGGTGCCGGTCGCGCGGCCGGCGGTGGCGGCGGGGGTAACCCGCCGCGGGCGTACCCCGAGCGGGCGCCGCAGCCGGAGGGGCGGCGCGGTCCGGCCTCCTGGCTGCTCGCGGCGGCGGTCGCGGCGATGCTGCTGCTCGGCGGGGTGCTGCTGTGGAACCAGCTGCGTGACAACGGTGGCGGTGCCGCCGACCCGTCGGGCTCCGGGGGCACGCCTCCGGCCACGAGCGGGCCCGCCGGGTCCGGGTCGTCGGGGTCGGACCCGGGCTCCGACTCGCCCGACGGCGAGGGTCCGAGCACGCTGCCGGACCAGACGCCCTCGTCGAGCCAGGAGACGCTGCCCGACCCCACCGAGAGCGAGACGACGGACGAGGACGACTCGCCGAGCCCGGAGCCGTCGACGCCCGAGCCCTCGAGCCCGTCCAGCTCCTCCAGCGAGACGTCCGACGACGAGGAGACCCAGGAGCCGTCCGGGCCCACGCTCAGCGGCGCGGGGTACGACCGGCAGGGCTGGACGCACAGCGGCGCCGCCCGCTGCAACGCCGACGACAACGCGCGCATGGTCACCCGCACGGCGTCGGCCTACGTCGTCATCTGCGCCCGCGCCGACAACGGCAACACCTACTACCGCGCCTACCAGACCGACAGCGGCAACGCGATCGAGATCGGCTTCCCGGTGCGATCCGGCGGTGGGTGGACGGTCTCCAACGACGGCTACGTCTATCGGATCACCCCGAGCTCGCTAACCATCCGCAACGGCAGCAAGGAAGTCCTCAACGAGGCCACCCAGCTCTACGACGAGGTGCCCTGA
- a CDS encoding polyprenol monophosphomannose synthase, protein MTGPDPASRAARRRVLVLVPTYNERESLPTIVRRLRASVPAADLLVLEDNSPDGTGEIADQLAAADPHVQVMHRTAKEGLGAAYLAGFAWGLERGYDLLVEIDADGSHPAEVLPRMIEEAEHADVVIGSRYVPGGSVVNWPWHRQALSRGGNLYIKLLLGMPVNDATAGFRVYRASALHTMGLQAVESMGYCFQADLTWRATRAGLRVVEVPIRFVEREVGESKMNPEVARESLVRITEWGVGYRARQARNIATGAARSLHEKTRKPQE, encoded by the coding sequence ATGACAGGTCCTGACCCAGCCTCCCGTGCTGCGCGGCGGCGAGTCCTCGTGCTCGTCCCCACCTACAACGAGCGCGAGTCGCTCCCGACGATCGTGCGCCGGCTGCGCGCGTCGGTGCCGGCCGCCGACCTGCTGGTCCTCGAGGACAACTCGCCCGACGGCACCGGCGAGATCGCCGACCAGCTGGCCGCGGCCGACCCGCACGTGCAGGTCATGCACCGCACCGCCAAGGAAGGGCTGGGCGCGGCGTACCTCGCCGGTTTCGCCTGGGGCCTGGAGCGCGGCTACGACTTGCTCGTCGAGATCGACGCCGACGGCTCGCACCCGGCCGAGGTGCTGCCCCGGATGATCGAGGAGGCCGAGCACGCCGACGTCGTCATCGGTTCGCGGTACGTCCCCGGCGGCTCGGTCGTCAACTGGCCCTGGCACCGGCAGGCGCTGAGCCGCGGCGGCAACCTCTACATCAAGCTGCTGCTCGGCATGCCGGTCAACGACGCGACCGCGGGGTTTCGGGTCTATCGCGCCTCGGCGCTGCACACGATGGGCCTCCAGGCGGTCGAGTCGATGGGCTACTGCTTCCAGGCCGACCTCACCTGGCGCGCGACCCGGGCCGGTCTGCGGGTCGTCGAGGTGCCGATCCGGTTCGTCGAGCGCGAGGTGGGGGAGTCGAAGATGAACCCCGAGGTCGCCCGCGAGTCGCTCGTGCGGATCACCGAGTGGGGTGTCGGCTACCGGGCGCGGCAGGCGCGGAACATCGCGACCGGTGCCGCGCGTTCTCTCCACGAGAAGACCCGCAAGCCTCAGGAGTGA
- a CDS encoding MFS transporter: MSAPPSQQPTPAVPADSRARAAEPARTGSARHGVGFWCVAFAFLVAMAFSTVPTPLYPLYMQADGFSTFTVTVVFAVYAVGVITSLILAGHVSDWVGRKRVLVTALALELVAAVVFLLSSALPALIVGRVVSGLGVGMLTATATAHLHELHSAHRPEASPQRFQIVSTAANIGGLGAGTLVAGCLAQWVDGPLRTPYAVFAGLLVLAIVAVLATPETVELRWGSRPYRPQRVSADHGDRPAYVAAAGAGIAAFSVFGLFTSVAPAFLAGELHRPSRALAGVIVFAVFAAAAAAQTLTGHLRENARQPLGLVLQALGLVVLVIGMRSTSLTAFLVGGIVTGIGSGVLFKDAVGKVVAMAAPDRRGEALAGLFLFSYLGLIVPVLGMGLAMLQLPATTVITWFAAIIIVLLAAIAALGARRQTTAQS, encoded by the coding sequence GTGTCCGCGCCGCCGTCCCAGCAACCCACCCCCGCCGTCCCGGCCGACAGCCGCGCCCGAGCGGCCGAGCCGGCGCGCACCGGCTCGGCGCGCCACGGCGTCGGCTTCTGGTGCGTGGCGTTCGCCTTCCTCGTCGCGATGGCGTTCTCGACGGTGCCGACGCCGCTCTACCCCCTGTACATGCAGGCCGACGGCTTCTCCACCTTCACCGTCACCGTGGTCTTCGCGGTCTACGCGGTCGGGGTCATCACCAGCCTGATCCTCGCCGGCCACGTGTCCGACTGGGTCGGACGCAAGCGGGTGCTGGTCACCGCGCTGGCGCTGGAGCTCGTCGCCGCCGTCGTCTTCCTGCTGAGCAGCGCTCTCCCGGCGCTCATCGTCGGCCGGGTCGTGAGCGGTCTCGGCGTCGGCATGCTCACCGCCACCGCGACGGCGCACCTGCACGAGCTGCACAGCGCGCACCGCCCCGAGGCCTCCCCGCAGCGCTTCCAGATCGTCTCCACGGCCGCCAACATCGGCGGCCTCGGCGCCGGCACGCTCGTGGCCGGGTGCCTCGCGCAGTGGGTCGACGGCCCGTTGCGCACCCCCTACGCCGTCTTCGCCGGCCTGCTCGTGCTCGCGATCGTCGCCGTGCTCGCCACGCCCGAGACCGTCGAGCTGCGCTGGGGCAGCCGCCCGTACCGCCCGCAGCGGGTGAGCGCCGACCACGGCGACAGGCCGGCGTACGTCGCCGCCGCCGGAGCCGGCATCGCCGCCTTCTCCGTGTTCGGGCTGTTCACCTCGGTGGCCCCCGCGTTCCTCGCGGGTGAGCTCCACCGCCCCTCCCGCGCCCTCGCCGGCGTGATCGTGTTCGCCGTGTTCGCTGCGGCTGCCGCGGCGCAGACCCTGACCGGTCACCTGCGCGAGAACGCGCGCCAGCCGCTCGGTCTGGTGCTCCAGGCCCTCGGCCTGGTCGTGCTCGTCATCGGCATGCGGTCGACCAGCCTGACGGCCTTCCTCGTCGGCGGCATCGTCACCGGCATCGGCTCGGGGGTGCTGTTCAAGGACGCCGTGGGCAAGGTCGTCGCCATGGCCGCCCCCGACCGCCGCGGCGAGGCCCTGGCGGGACTGTTCCTGTTCTCCTACCTCGGCCTGATCGTGCCCGTGCTCGGCATGGGCCTGGCCATGCTGCAGCTGCCCGCCACGACCGTCATCACCTGGTTCGCGGCCATCATCATCGTGCTGCTGGCCGCGATCGCCGCGCTGGGCGCACGCCGCCAGACCACCGCGCAGTCATGA
- a CDS encoding CsbD family protein, which produces MGIGDKIGNMAQDAKGKAQEALGNARDDEGQQAEGRANQSEADLKQAGENVKDGDFKGAAGDVKDSFNN; this is translated from the coding sequence ATGGGTATCGGCGACAAGATCGGCAACATGGCGCAGGACGCCAAGGGCAAGGCTCAGGAGGCGCTCGGCAACGCCCGCGACGACGAGGGCCAGCAGGCCGAGGGTCGCGCGAACCAGTCCGAGGCTGACCTGAAGCAGGCCGGCGAGAACGTCAAGGACGGCGACTTCAAGGGCGCCGCCGGCGACGTCAAGGACTCCTTCAACAACTGA